Proteins encoded by one window of Pseudomonas sp. PSKL.D1:
- a CDS encoding acyltransferase: protein MSSFSKITGIENNSISVGSSSKIHVDCAVEFKKFHNGSGGDNNLVQIGDNCNIRLLKVSIQGIGNKLIIGDNCKLNGALNIGIIGTNRTVTIGSNCTINGAFINCRDEDIVIGNDCLFSNEIKIRSSDAHKIFDAATKEQINSPKSPVTIGNHVWVGQGVFIGKNAAIPDGCVVGTRAVITKKFEEPNCIIGGIGGRVIRQGIYWEQ, encoded by the coding sequence ATGAGTAGCTTTTCAAAAATCACCGGCATCGAAAATAACTCAATCTCCGTTGGATCCTCATCTAAAATCCATGTTGATTGCGCAGTGGAGTTCAAAAAATTCCATAATGGCAGCGGCGGAGATAACAACCTCGTCCAGATTGGCGACAACTGCAATATCCGACTTTTAAAAGTCTCAATCCAGGGCATAGGAAACAAGCTTATAATTGGGGATAACTGCAAGCTTAATGGCGCGTTAAACATCGGAATAATTGGAACAAATAGAACGGTAACCATTGGCAGCAATTGCACCATCAACGGTGCATTTATAAACTGCAGAGATGAAGACATAGTCATTGGCAATGACTGCCTCTTCTCCAACGAAATTAAAATCCGCTCTTCGGACGCACACAAGATTTTTGACGCAGCTACGAAAGAACAAATCAACTCCCCTAAATCCCCGGTAACTATCGGAAACCATGTTTGGGTCGGCCAAGGTGTTTTTATTGGAAAAAATGCCGCCATTCCTGACGGATGTGTAGTGGGCACTCGCGCAGTTATCACCAAAAAATTCGAAGAACCCAACTGCATTATTGGTGGAATCGGTGGTCGAGTAATACGGCAAGGCATTTACTGGGAACAGTAA
- the kdsB gene encoding 3-deoxy-manno-octulosonate cytidylyltransferase: MAASEQRVAIVIPARFGSTRLPGKPLADIAGKPMVQHVYERALQVGNAQVVVVATDDERVAEAVKGFGGVCVMTSPNHPSGTDRLAEVMAQVEADIYINLQGDEPLVRPADIEALAAGMLADASVNVGTLCHPIDAHEATNPNTVKVVLAGNGNALYFSRSPIPYPRDSEAATYLKHVGVYAYRREVLAEYANLPQPMMEHAEKLEQLRLMAAGYCIRAYVVEPTGPGVDTPECLEQVRALMTGQTPAPKPTLADICLVITDVDGVLTDGGIYYDATGECLKRFHVRDGMGMRLLEENGVRVAVLSGRDSATLRKRVADLGVTLCQFGVKDKLAACNQLMAEAGVTAEQTACIGDDCIDLPAFAACGMAFAVADAPVYVKAAATQTLTSAGGTGAFREVADAILVAQGKEAVLGSAAGYAKVMAKMAQ, translated from the coding sequence ATGGCAGCTTCTGAACAACGGGTCGCAATCGTCATTCCGGCACGCTTCGGCTCTACCCGCCTGCCGGGTAAACCGCTGGCCGATATTGCTGGCAAGCCAATGGTGCAGCACGTTTACGAGCGTGCGCTTCAAGTGGGTAACGCACAGGTGGTGGTTGTCGCCACCGATGATGAACGCGTTGCCGAGGCAGTGAAGGGTTTTGGTGGTGTATGCGTGATGACCTCGCCAAACCACCCTTCCGGCACCGACCGCCTTGCAGAAGTGATGGCGCAGGTTGAGGCGGACATCTACATCAACCTGCAAGGTGATGAACCGCTGGTGCGCCCTGCCGATATCGAAGCACTGGCAGCCGGCATGCTGGCGGATGCCAGCGTCAATGTGGGCACCCTGTGCCACCCCATCGACGCGCACGAAGCAACCAACCCCAACACCGTGAAAGTGGTGCTGGCGGGCAATGGCAATGCCCTGTACTTCAGCCGCTCGCCCATCCCCTACCCTCGCGACAGTGAAGCGGCCACTTACCTCAAGCATGTGGGCGTGTACGCCTACCGCCGCGAAGTGCTGGCCGAGTACGCCAACCTGCCGCAGCCGATGATGGAGCATGCCGAGAAGCTGGAGCAACTGCGCCTGATGGCGGCGGGTTACTGCATCCGCGCCTACGTAGTCGAGCCAACTGGCCCGGGTGTTGATACACCAGAGTGCCTGGAGCAAGTGCGTGCGCTGATGACTGGCCAAACCCCTGCGCCGAAGCCAACGCTGGCGGACATTTGCTTGGTGATTACCGATGTGGATGGCGTGCTGACTGATGGCGGCATCTACTACGACGCGACCGGTGAATGCCTCAAGCGCTTCCATGTGCGTGACGGCATGGGCATGCGCTTGCTGGAAGAGAATGGCGTGCGGGTGGCGGTGCTGTCCGGGCGGGATTCGGCGACCCTGCGCAAGCGTGTGGCGGACCTGGGTGTCACGCTTTGCCAGTTTGGTGTGAAGGACAAGCTTGCGGCGTGTAACCAACTGATGGCCGAGGCTGGGGTTACGGCGGAGCAAACGGCCTGCATTGGCGACGACTGTATCGACCTGCCTGCATTTGCGGCTTGCGGGATGGCGTTTGCCGTGGCGGATGCGCCGGTTTACGTCAAGGCGGCTGCGACGCAAACCCTGACGTCTGCAGGTGGCACTGGAGCGTTCCGCGAGGTGGCTGATGCCATTCTGGTTGCCCAAGGTAAGGAGGCGGTGCTGGGTAGCGCTGCGGGCTACGCCAAAGTGATGGCGAAGATGGCGCAGTAG
- a CDS encoding DUF3077 domain-containing protein, with translation MSNDENKPATTVGKTQFYQGPGLSQPLFCIAPGIPCQHAREQASELLGYVRDMILTGVMEEDPQLLWASHYLSAMAKALLDDAELGMKKG, from the coding sequence ATGAGTAATGACGAAAACAAACCCGCCACCACTGTTGGCAAAACCCAGTTTTACCAAGGGCCGGGGCTTAGCCAGCCGCTGTTTTGCATTGCGCCGGGCATCCCTTGCCAGCATGCGCGGGAACAGGCCTCGGAATTGCTGGGGTATGTGCGGGACATGATCTTGACCGGGGTAATGGAAGAAGACCCGCAGTTGCTCTGGGCTTCACATTATTTGAGCGCGATGGCCAAGGCGTTGCTGGATGATGCTGAGTTGGGGATGAAGAAAGGGTAA
- a CDS encoding KpsF/GutQ family sugar-phosphate isomerase, whose protein sequence is MNHLTIAKEALIAQAQAVTHLADRLDGEFQSAVELILGCQGRTVVCGMGKSGLIGQKMVATFASTGTPSFFLHPAEAFHGDLGMLKPIDVLILISYSGETEELIKLIPSLRSFGNKIIAMTGNGKSTLAKHADIWLDISVEREVCPNNLAPTTSTLATMAMGDALAVALIEAIQFKPMDFARYHPGGSLGRKLLTRVRDVMHSPAPVVSPSTSFHDCLLVMTRSRLGLTVVMDDDKLVGIVTDGDLRRALVDNKAVVGETVAQFMTATPHTILEDAQLSEAEAYMLDNKIRALAVTDADGAVVGVVEIFD, encoded by the coding sequence ATGAATCACCTCACCATCGCCAAAGAAGCCCTAATCGCCCAGGCACAGGCCGTAACCCACCTCGCCGACCGCCTCGACGGCGAGTTCCAGAGCGCTGTAGAACTCATCCTCGGCTGCCAAGGCCGCACCGTCGTTTGCGGCATGGGCAAATCCGGCCTCATCGGCCAGAAGATGGTTGCCACCTTCGCCTCCACCGGCACCCCAAGCTTCTTCCTGCACCCCGCCGAAGCCTTCCACGGCGACCTCGGCATGCTCAAGCCCATCGACGTGCTGATTCTCATCAGCTACAGCGGCGAAACCGAAGAGCTGATCAAGCTCATCCCAAGCCTGCGCTCGTTCGGCAACAAAATCATCGCCATGACCGGCAACGGCAAGTCCACGCTGGCCAAGCACGCAGACATCTGGCTGGACATCTCGGTAGAGCGCGAGGTCTGCCCGAACAACCTGGCACCTACCACCTCCACCCTGGCCACCATGGCCATGGGCGACGCACTGGCCGTAGCGCTGATCGAAGCCATCCAGTTCAAACCCATGGACTTCGCACGCTACCACCCCGGCGGCAGCCTCGGCCGCAAACTGCTCACCCGCGTGCGTGACGTGATGCACTCGCCGGCGCCTGTGGTTTCGCCGAGCACCAGCTTCCATGATTGCCTGCTGGTGATGACCCGCAGCCGCTTGGGCCTGACGGTGGTGATGGATGACGACAAACTGGTTGGCATCGTGACCGACGGTGACCTGCGCCGTGCTTTGGTGGATAACAAAGCGGTGGTGGGTGAGACGGTTGCGCAGTTTATGACGGCTACGCCGCATACCATTCTGGAAGACGCGCAGCTTTCGGAGGCTGAGGCTTATATGCTCGATAACAAGATTCGGGCGTTGGCGGTGACGGATGCTGACGGGGCTGTGGTCGGGGTGGTCGAGATTTTCGACTGA
- a CDS encoding DUF3077 domain-containing protein yields MITDEDIPATTVGKTQFYQGPGMSQPLFCIAPGIPCQHAREQASELLGYVRDMILTGVMEEDQQLLWASHYLSAMAKALLDDAELGMKTG; encoded by the coding sequence ATGATTACTGACGAGGACATACCTGCCACCACTGTCGGCAAAACCCAGTTTTACCAAGGGCCGGGGATGAGCCAGCCGCTGTTTTGCATTGCGCCGGGCATCCCTTGCCAGCATGCGCGGGAACAGGCCTCGGAATTGCTGGGGTATGTGCGGGACATGATCTTGACCGGGGTAATGGAAGAAGACCAGCAATTGCTCTGGGCTTCGCATTATTTAAGCGCGATGGCCAAGGCGTTGCTGGATGATGCGGAGTTGGGGATGAAAACAGGGTAA
- the kdsA gene encoding 3-deoxy-8-phosphooctulonate synthase, translated as MKITPEIQCSNSTPFVLFGGINVLESEDLALKACEEYVRVTQKLGIPYVFKASFDKANRSSIHSYRGPGMEEGLRIFEKVKATFGVPIITDVHEIHQCAPVAEVVDVLQLPAFLARQTDLVVALAKTGKPVNIKKPQFLSPSQMQNIVHKFNEAGNDQLILCDRGTCMGYDNLVVDMLGFGVMKKTCNNLPIIFDVTHALQNRDPSGAASGGRREQVVDLARAGMAVGLAGLFLEAHPNPDQAKCDGPSALPLDKLEPFLAQIKALDDLVKGFQPLVIS; from the coding sequence TTGAAAATCACTCCAGAAATTCAGTGCTCCAACTCCACCCCCTTCGTCCTGTTCGGCGGCATCAACGTGCTCGAGTCCGAAGACCTCGCCCTCAAGGCCTGCGAAGAATACGTGCGCGTCACCCAGAAACTGGGCATCCCCTACGTGTTCAAGGCCAGCTTCGACAAGGCCAACCGCTCGTCCATCCACTCCTACCGTGGCCCGGGCATGGAAGAAGGCCTGCGCATCTTCGAAAAGGTTAAAGCCACCTTCGGCGTCCCGATCATCACCGACGTGCACGAAATCCACCAGTGCGCCCCGGTGGCCGAAGTGGTCGACGTGCTGCAGTTGCCCGCCTTCCTGGCCCGCCAGACCGACCTGGTCGTAGCCCTGGCCAAAACCGGCAAGCCGGTGAACATCAAGAAGCCGCAGTTCCTCAGCCCGTCGCAAATGCAAAACATCGTGCACAAGTTCAACGAAGCCGGTAACGACCAGCTGATTCTGTGCGACCGCGGCACCTGCATGGGCTACGACAACCTCGTGGTCGACATGCTCGGCTTTGGCGTGATGAAAAAAACCTGCAACAACCTGCCGATCATCTTCGACGTCACCCACGCCCTGCAAAACCGCGACCCGTCCGGCGCTGCCTCCGGTGGCCGCCGCGAGCAAGTGGTCGACCTGGCCCGCGCCGGCATGGCCGTTGGTTTGGCTGGCCTGTTCCTGGAAGCCCACCCCAACCCGGACCAAGCCAAGTGCGACGGCCCAAGCGCCCTGCCGCTGGACAAGCTGGAGCCGTTTTTGGCCCAGATCAAAGCGCTGGACGACCTGGTCAAAGGCTTCCAGCCGCTGGTGATTTCGTAA
- a CDS encoding polysaccharide biosynthesis/export family protein, with amino-acid sequence MIKSLAVSKRVNLKLAALALATLGLAGCGGTLSGAGPYKGEIESKNEAYNLVDINATTIAPYMFGAARPALATVTKPVSAEVRLASGDVLNVLIADTAPEGSALFAPLATGGTQLKTRVDTQGMISLPYVGRQFVAGMTLNQVEQMIRAKLKGITTDVQTHVELVGDLSGSVLVAGAVKTPGRFSTLQGPLTLLDAVNQAGGPVLEPHLVNVTVRTGSQVQQFNYEDVLAGNNMVLRPNSEVVLDRARQRFVAMGAVGEPGLKDLPSQNTSLLDALGSVGGLREQNANPEGVFVFRMADAANGKPTVLRLNMRDPAAIFYARQIAVKPDDTIYVTNAAVYEWQKVISPIVQTMLLGRATGAYN; translated from the coding sequence GTGATTAAATCCCTGGCTGTGTCCAAACGCGTCAACCTCAAACTGGCCGCACTGGCCCTGGCCACCCTGGGCCTGGCCGGCTGCGGCGGCACCCTGTCCGGTGCCGGCCCGTACAAGGGCGAGATCGAGAGCAAGAACGAGGCGTACAACCTCGTCGACATCAACGCCACCACCATTGCCCCGTACATGTTCGGTGCAGCCCGCCCTGCCCTGGCCACCGTCACCAAGCCGGTATCGGCCGAAGTGCGCCTGGCCTCGGGTGACGTGCTGAACGTGCTGATTGCCGACACCGCGCCAGAAGGCTCCGCCCTGTTCGCCCCCCTGGCCACCGGCGGCACCCAGCTGAAAACCCGCGTCGACACCCAAGGCATGATTTCGCTGCCGTACGTGGGCCGCCAGTTTGTGGCCGGCATGACGCTGAACCAGGTTGAGCAGATGATCCGCGCCAAGCTCAAAGGCATCACCACCGACGTGCAAACGCACGTAGAGCTGGTGGGTGACCTGTCTGGCTCGGTGCTGGTAGCCGGCGCGGTGAAAACCCCGGGCCGTTTCAGCACCCTGCAAGGGCCGCTGACCCTGCTGGACGCTGTTAACCAGGCAGGCGGGCCGGTGCTGGAGCCGCACCTGGTGAACGTGACCGTGCGTACCGGTAGCCAGGTGCAGCAGTTCAACTATGAGGACGTGCTGGCCGGCAACAACATGGTGCTGCGCCCGAACTCCGAAGTGGTGCTGGACCGTGCGCGTCAGCGGTTTGTGGCGATGGGGGCTGTGGGTGAGCCTGGGTTGAAAGACCTGCCGAGCCAGAACACCAGCCTGCTGGATGCGCTGGGTAGCGTAGGTGGGTTGCGTGAGCAGAATGCGAACCCTGAAGGGGTGTTTGTGTTCCGCATGGCGGATGCGGCTAATGGCAAGCCTACTGTGCTGCGGCTGAACATGCGTGATCCGGCGGCGATTTTCTATGCGCGGCAGATTGCGGTTAAGCCGGATGACACGATTTATGTGACCAACGCGGCGGTGTATGAGTGGCAGAAGGTTATTTCGCCGATTGTACAGACGATGTTGCTTGGTCGCGCCACTGGCGCTTATAACTGA
- a CDS encoding HAD-IA family hydrolase gives MLNQIYLTADFLATKESEQSNNIRWFIDILKRPLQQATGLNGQEFKSAISEKNGFVRSRFFDESGIQFDPSEMQFDYNAEIVSDQSISYLKEFISEQTLVIGYELSHATRTVLDRANITYIDIWLHPVRYLDDVLFAFFSNNEAINSSLKSFNMSENTYYSYADRLRVQNYRGFRRAKLDLQDNSALFVGQTLYDKAISLNGRMLSLLDFKEKFSELCSTHDHVYYSRHPFVKSGDEEVISFIQRYNNVTITEAPTYFLLASDEIKTVASISSSVVHEAKYFSKNTEFYFRPVIKIGNEEDCYSSIFQAFMFAHFWADILSPVLSVNSVEKTEYNDSKDKIRDMLSFYWGYRNIDKLESLKQTVGALYEKKNNVTPIKSIAAATDWRAAIDKASVVSFDIFDTLITRKYYFPTDVFAFAENDARKVTNGKVRNFRNNRISTETKVREAKRLLTGAQEVTTAEVYVELQRTYDLTDSERDDLLKLELAHEFQISTRRDAGWRMYKYAQKMGKEIIAVSDMTHDHQFICSLLDKSGYTGLTKVYVSSDYGLRKHEGELFDHVITDLKVGRSDVVHIGDNPHGDLKSAAEKGLNSILLPRSSVNLEKAAGYTHFIQELKSSKTEFDCILFSKIARKFYDNSATEVKPKTLFSGSAFNLGFVGMGPAITGFATWIYSQAKSAGISDIYFLSRDGLIAKKVYDTLFSDQLDAPKSHYIYASRRAARVSSIYCLADIYEIASKHIYATTIGQYLWSRFGLVEGSVIAETLQQFGFTDESHPIGAKSDKSAIQDLLTFLANDILLAAKTERENYIRYLNDNGVSASKSCALVDIGYAGSMQAALQRITGKDFLGLYFATFSTARNEALDVSSMKGYVTNLSPANGTAHGIQTHRFIYESLFCASHGSFVCIKENNSQLEPVFDDGDKDEVRDRLITQVHGGIEAFAYNLKLETSDISALKIEPESATRIFDYWLKSPTIDDALILEGLRFHDPIAPNLERFVVPMREDRAAPNIGKVCVWPEGLRAIQRLKGPSTSNAGVTNSAAPKAATSKIATTDTLQNEVGIDRKALRPTKRNLVTWLIHPIESRIILKTCSTKKVEKYIRDRKKFFEDAKKPLVRKYGRYSTPFFS, from the coding sequence GTGCTAAACCAAATTTATCTGACCGCCGATTTCCTCGCCACCAAGGAAAGCGAACAGTCAAACAATATTCGCTGGTTCATCGACATTCTCAAACGTCCACTTCAACAAGCGACTGGCCTGAATGGCCAAGAGTTTAAGAGTGCGATCTCAGAAAAAAATGGCTTTGTCAGAAGCCGATTTTTTGATGAGTCCGGCATTCAGTTTGACCCTAGCGAAATGCAGTTTGACTATAACGCTGAAATTGTCAGCGACCAGTCCATTAGCTACCTCAAAGAATTTATTTCGGAACAAACGCTTGTAATTGGCTACGAACTCTCGCATGCCACTCGCACAGTTCTCGATCGCGCAAATATCACTTACATAGATATTTGGCTCCACCCAGTTCGCTACTTGGATGATGTGCTCTTTGCCTTCTTCTCCAATAATGAAGCAATAAACTCTTCGCTCAAAAGCTTCAACATGAGCGAGAACACATACTACTCGTATGCTGATCGACTTCGCGTTCAAAACTATCGTGGCTTCAGACGCGCCAAGCTTGACCTGCAAGACAACTCTGCATTGTTTGTAGGGCAAACGCTGTATGACAAGGCCATTTCTCTTAACGGCCGTATGCTTTCGCTTTTAGATTTCAAAGAGAAATTCTCTGAGCTCTGCAGCACACATGATCACGTCTACTACAGCAGACACCCTTTCGTTAAATCTGGCGATGAAGAAGTCATTTCATTCATTCAAAGATACAACAACGTTACAATCACTGAGGCACCTACATACTTCCTGCTCGCATCTGACGAAATTAAAACCGTAGCATCAATCTCTTCGTCGGTTGTTCATGAAGCGAAGTATTTTTCAAAAAACACTGAATTCTACTTTAGACCCGTAATCAAAATCGGCAATGAAGAAGACTGCTACTCATCTATATTCCAAGCATTCATGTTTGCACACTTCTGGGCTGATATCCTTTCCCCAGTGCTCAGTGTAAATTCTGTAGAAAAAACCGAGTACAACGATAGCAAAGATAAAATCCGGGATATGCTATCGTTCTACTGGGGATACAGAAATATTGACAAACTAGAAAGCTTGAAGCAGACCGTAGGTGCCCTCTACGAAAAAAAAAATAATGTAACCCCTATCAAGTCGATTGCTGCGGCCACCGACTGGCGCGCAGCAATCGATAAGGCCAGCGTAGTATCGTTCGATATTTTCGATACGCTAATCACTCGTAAGTACTACTTCCCGACTGATGTTTTCGCGTTCGCTGAAAATGATGCGCGCAAAGTAACCAACGGTAAAGTAAGAAACTTCCGAAACAATCGAATCTCCACTGAAACGAAGGTCAGAGAAGCCAAGCGACTATTGACAGGCGCTCAAGAAGTCACCACCGCCGAAGTCTATGTCGAGTTGCAACGCACCTATGACCTGACAGACAGCGAGCGAGACGATCTTCTCAAGCTGGAGTTGGCGCATGAGTTCCAGATCAGCACTAGACGAGATGCTGGCTGGAGGATGTACAAGTATGCTCAAAAAATGGGCAAAGAAATAATTGCAGTGTCTGACATGACACATGACCATCAATTTATCTGCTCACTGCTAGACAAAAGCGGATATACAGGACTCACTAAAGTCTATGTGTCATCTGATTATGGACTCAGAAAACATGAAGGCGAACTTTTTGACCACGTCATTACTGATCTAAAGGTCGGGCGCAGCGATGTAGTCCACATCGGTGACAATCCTCACGGAGACCTGAAATCAGCAGCAGAAAAAGGCCTCAATAGCATTCTGCTCCCTAGGTCAAGCGTGAACCTTGAAAAAGCAGCAGGTTATACGCATTTTATTCAAGAATTGAAAAGCTCTAAGACCGAGTTTGACTGTATACTTTTCTCAAAAATTGCGAGAAAGTTTTATGACAATTCCGCAACAGAAGTAAAACCTAAAACGCTGTTCAGCGGAAGCGCTTTTAACCTCGGCTTCGTCGGCATGGGCCCTGCTATTACAGGCTTTGCAACTTGGATTTATTCTCAAGCGAAGTCTGCCGGAATCTCCGACATTTACTTCTTGTCCCGCGATGGTTTGATCGCGAAAAAAGTTTACGACACGCTATTCTCAGACCAACTGGACGCTCCTAAATCGCACTACATCTATGCATCGAGACGTGCCGCAAGGGTTTCCTCAATATATTGTCTTGCAGACATCTACGAAATTGCCAGCAAGCACATTTACGCCACAACGATCGGTCAATACCTATGGAGCAGGTTCGGGCTAGTAGAAGGGTCCGTTATCGCAGAAACACTTCAACAGTTTGGCTTCACTGATGAGTCTCACCCAATCGGTGCCAAATCAGACAAAAGTGCAATTCAGGATCTCTTAACTTTCCTGGCAAACGATATTTTGCTAGCTGCAAAGACCGAACGAGAAAACTATATTCGCTATCTGAATGACAACGGCGTTAGCGCCTCTAAGTCTTGCGCATTGGTAGATATTGGATATGCAGGCTCTATGCAGGCGGCCCTCCAGCGCATCACAGGAAAGGACTTCCTCGGTCTATATTTCGCCACTTTTTCCACAGCAAGAAATGAAGCGCTAGATGTATCCAGCATGAAAGGGTACGTAACCAACCTTTCCCCTGCTAATGGAACCGCCCATGGCATTCAAACTCATAGGTTCATCTATGAGTCTTTGTTCTGCGCGTCTCATGGATCGTTTGTCTGCATCAAAGAAAACAACTCTCAGCTTGAGCCTGTATTTGATGACGGCGACAAAGATGAAGTACGCGACCGACTCATCACTCAAGTACACGGCGGCATTGAAGCATTTGCCTACAACCTTAAACTTGAAACCTCAGATATTTCGGCTTTAAAAATCGAGCCAGAATCTGCCACACGAATTTTTGATTACTGGTTGAAGTCCCCTACAATCGATGATGCACTCATTCTTGAGGGGCTACGCTTCCACGACCCTATCGCACCGAACTTAGAGCGCTTTGTAGTTCCAATGCGGGAGGACAGAGCTGCCCCTAATATTGGTAAGGTTTGTGTCTGGCCTGAGGGCTTAAGAGCTATTCAGCGTTTAAAAGGGCCGAGCACGTCAAACGCTGGAGTCACAAATTCCGCAGCTCCGAAAGCGGCTACATCCAAAATCGCCACGACCGACACCCTGCAGAACGAAGTCGGCATAGACAGAAAAGCATTGCGGCCGACTAAACGAAATCTGGTCACTTGGCTGATTCACCCGATTGAATCACGAATCATCCTAAAAACTTGCTCCACGAAAAAAGTAGAGAAGTATATTCGAGATCGAAAAAAATTCTTTGAGGACGCTAAAAAGCCCCTCGTCAGAAAATACGGAAGATATTCCACGCCATTCTTCTCATAA
- a CDS encoding phosphotransferase, with product MPQWAGQALDISSQDLASNASFVNYVRHHRFTCPSTGQPVEVVEKSIRKVAFLGSQEARFHRAEGLLAGSTQFRYPACLGVVETPWESLIFTEFVRGKPPRMHAIARQLALGIAELEGLGHAWLQAQPAGKAPLLWSMDFFRPWFLLRPRFNFARCLPGLAQLGRQDARFAGLAERFAVFGPLTRKLAAEAKRSPRCISHMDYLRKNLFVDKGQLHLIDWSEVKVGRVGFDGGAYLGSLFRRKDTAVFLAAQQEFVTAYREALGPQFDGEQALGNLRYVFLLTALYHCLRPETVAEYRERERMGLLREKYEYLLELANT from the coding sequence ATGCCCCAATGGGCCGGTCAGGCGCTGGATATCAGCAGCCAGGACTTGGCGTCCAATGCCTCGTTCGTGAATTACGTGCGCCATCACCGCTTCACCTGCCCGAGCACCGGGCAGCCGGTGGAGGTGGTGGAAAAGTCGATTCGCAAGGTGGCCTTTCTGGGTAGCCAGGAGGCGCGTTTTCACCGGGCCGAAGGGTTGCTGGCGGGCAGCACGCAATTCCGTTACCCGGCGTGCCTTGGGGTGGTAGAAACGCCCTGGGAAAGTTTGATCTTCACCGAATTCGTGCGCGGCAAGCCGCCGCGCATGCATGCCATTGCCCGGCAACTGGCGCTGGGCATCGCCGAGCTGGAAGGGCTTGGGCATGCCTGGCTGCAGGCGCAGCCGGCGGGCAAGGCGCCGCTTTTGTGGAGCATGGACTTCTTCCGGCCGTGGTTTTTACTGCGCCCGCGCTTCAACTTTGCCCGGTGCCTGCCGGGGCTGGCGCAGCTTGGGCGCCAAGACGCGCGCTTTGCCGGGTTGGCGGAGCGGTTTGCGGTGTTCGGGCCGTTAACCCGCAAACTGGCCGCCGAGGCCAAACGCAGCCCGCGGTGCATCAGCCATATGGATTACCTGCGCAAAAACCTGTTCGTCGACAAGGGGCAACTGCACCTTATCGACTGGAGCGAGGTGAAGGTCGGGCGGGTCGGGTTTGACGGTGGCGCGTACCTGGGCAGTTTGTTCCGGCGCAAGGACACGGCGGTGTTCCTGGCGGCGCAGCAGGAGTTTGTAACGGCGTACCGCGAGGCGCTGGGGCCGCAGTTTGATGGCGAACAGGCGCTGGGCAATTTGCGCTACGTGTTTTTGCTGACGGCGCTGTACCACTGCTTGCGGCCGGAAACGGTTGCGGAATACCGCGAGCGGGAGCGGATGGGGTTGCTGCGCGAAAAATACGAGTATTTGCTGGAGTTGGCGAATACCTAG
- a CDS encoding helix-turn-helix domain-containing protein has translation MSTLVKTAIDHWAFVAPLLSPPKDEAAYDKLVATLDELQEITGYDEGHPLDGLVQCMANLISDFDKKHFPIPEASGIGVLRSLMDEHGVSQRDLPEVGSQSTVSQLLSGKRKLNVRQIRALADRFGVNPDVFLG, from the coding sequence ATGAGTACTCTGGTAAAAACTGCCATCGACCACTGGGCCTTCGTGGCGCCTCTGCTCAGCCCGCCAAAAGATGAGGCTGCCTACGACAAGCTGGTGGCTACGCTCGACGAGCTGCAAGAGATTACCGGTTATGACGAAGGGCACCCGCTGGATGGCTTGGTGCAGTGCATGGCCAACCTGATCAGCGACTTCGATAAGAAGCACTTTCCCATCCCCGAGGCCTCCGGTATTGGGGTGCTGCGTTCCCTGATGGATGAGCACGGGGTCAGCCAGCGCGACCTGCCCGAGGTCGGTAGCCAGTCGACCGTCTCCCAGCTGCTGTCGGGCAAGCGCAAACTCAACGTTCGCCAGATCCGGGCGCTGGCGGACCGCTTCGGTGTCAATCCTGATGTGTTCCTTGGCTGA
- a CDS encoding cold shock domain-containing protein, whose protein sequence is MEIVANGQVKMFDAAKGFGFIAPSEGYEDIFVQYTAIQIEPRVLKPGQWVCFEIVPWYKGLQAADVRNAQVHACLSER, encoded by the coding sequence GTGGAAATCGTGGCTAACGGGCAAGTAAAAATGTTTGATGCCGCCAAAGGCTTTGGATTTATCGCACCGAGCGAAGGTTACGAAGATATCTTCGTGCAATACACCGCCATCCAGATAGAACCCAGGGTTCTGAAGCCAGGGCAGTGGGTGTGTTTTGAGATAGTGCCTTGGTACAAAGGCCTGCAAGCAGCAGACGTCCGCAATGCCCAGGTGCACGCATGCCTATCGGAACGGTGA